In Proteiniborus ethanoligenes, one genomic interval encodes:
- a CDS encoding zinc ribbon domain-containing protein: protein MFCSNCGEKNNENSKFCRICGSKLQPPSNTNMAVEVKQESSLVQSQTEAETNVVAHSTDENKAKKKLFQKKAPIIAAALILIFLIPATIFFAKGLGLFNGKKAIYPVVYMKKNELVARDTRKDKATPITDKLCDDYTYDDIFGYGDFSYFATSSKDDAASLFFRFTKDGKKMLFLQNIREGEGYDEVADLYLRNIVGTTPKGKSTDKYGIKIASNILPAFDISFDGKYIVYMKNWNYDDGGSLYINDLKKEIKVAGDAYPDFQISDDGKHILYSRVNSNVSERDYYIALTAKEDSTEKIDSDINEIVKVTDNFEKIYYTKSNGDSGYDLYLKEMGKDKIKLFNDMDSLISIQEDGSIVYLKSYVETVDLREIVNDNMAATDRFMTMPYKDNYILYYDYYYYYSYPVYDMAAYNRALEQYYRKEERDEIRYYIANNPTHVVKKDLYIYRDGESEKVESSIAQIMNASENSSITYFKYIVEEVPKRNISDFSNAYAVENYYWENVNQKKDLYRYTKSDGNKLVLSKDDYLYIVFSEDNNYAYMKDFVEGKGYLLNKYDLSNTDNKETIATDVTYFEVYPDSEVIYLKDEKNSLGDLYLKTNDRNEKIAENVNWYSVFYDEDNKVILCLTDYNYERYMGKLVRISNFEKKVISDDVNHYFYRSPNEVLFTKEYRESRGDAELWLYNGKEKNIKIDDDVTNLLYY, encoded by the coding sequence ATGTTTTGTTCTAATTGTGGTGAGAAAAACAATGAAAACTCTAAATTCTGTCGTATTTGTGGAAGCAAGCTTCAACCCCCTTCTAACACGAATATGGCCGTAGAGGTAAAGCAAGAAAGCAGTTTAGTTCAAAGTCAAACAGAAGCAGAAACAAATGTAGTAGCCCATAGTACTGATGAAAATAAAGCTAAAAAGAAGCTATTTCAAAAAAAAGCTCCTATTATAGCTGCAGCTCTTATACTCATATTTTTAATACCAGCTACTATTTTTTTTGCAAAGGGCCTCGGTTTGTTTAATGGGAAAAAGGCCATCTATCCTGTTGTATATATGAAGAAAAACGAATTGGTGGCAAGAGATACTAGAAAAGATAAAGCAACTCCTATTACGGATAAGCTTTGTGATGACTACACGTATGATGATATTTTTGGTTATGGTGATTTTTCATATTTTGCTACCAGTAGCAAGGATGATGCAGCTTCGTTATTTTTCAGGTTCACAAAGGATGGTAAGAAAATGCTATTTCTCCAAAATATAAGAGAAGGTGAAGGCTATGATGAAGTAGCTGACTTATATTTAAGAAATATTGTAGGTACAACTCCAAAAGGTAAGTCCACAGATAAATATGGTATTAAGATAGCATCAAATATTCTTCCTGCATTTGATATCTCATTTGATGGTAAATACATAGTTTATATGAAAAACTGGAATTATGATGATGGTGGCAGTTTGTATATAAATGATTTGAAAAAAGAAATAAAAGTTGCTGGTGATGCATACCCTGATTTTCAAATTTCAGATGATGGAAAACACATTCTTTATAGTAGAGTTAATAGTAATGTATCTGAAAGAGATTATTATATAGCCCTTACAGCTAAAGAAGATAGTACGGAAAAAATAGATTCTGATATAAATGAAATAGTTAAAGTGACTGATAATTTTGAAAAAATTTACTATACAAAAAGCAATGGTGATTCTGGTTATGATTTATACCTAAAGGAAATGGGCAAGGATAAGATTAAACTTTTTAATGATATGGATAGTTTAATCTCTATACAAGAAGATGGCTCTATAGTTTATCTTAAATCCTATGTTGAAACTGTAGACTTAAGAGAGATTGTAAATGATAATATGGCTGCTACTGATAGATTTATGACTATGCCTTATAAGGATAATTACATTTTGTATTATGATTACTACTATTATTATTCTTACCCTGTTTATGATATGGCTGCATATAATCGTGCATTAGAACAGTATTATAGAAAAGAAGAGAGAGATGAGATTAGATACTATATTGCAAACAATCCAACTCATGTTGTGAAAAAGGATTTATATATATATAGGGATGGGGAGTCTGAGAAAGTGGAATCCAGTATAGCCCAAATAATGAATGCTAGTGAAAACAGCTCTATTACTTACTTTAAGTATATTGTAGAAGAGGTGCCAAAACGTAACATCTCTGATTTTAGTAATGCATATGCTGTTGAAAACTACTATTGGGAAAATGTAAATCAGAAAAAAGATTTGTATAGATATACAAAAAGTGATGGCAATAAACTAGTATTGTCTAAAGACGATTACCTTTATATTGTTTTTTCAGAGGATAATAATTATGCATATATGAAGGATTTTGTTGAAGGCAAGGGATATTTACTTAATAAATATGATTTGTCTAACACTGACAATAAGGAGACCATTGCTACAGATGTAACCTACTTTGAGGTTTACCCTGATTCAGAAGTCATTTATCTAAAAGATGAAAAAAATAGCTTAGGTGATTTATATCTAAAGACTAATGATAGAAACGAGAAAATAGCAGAAAATGTAAATTGGTATAGTGTATTTTATGATGAGGATAATAAAGTAATCCTTTGCCTGACTGACTATAATTATGAGAGATATATGGGTAAACTTGTTAGGATTTCAAACTTTGAGAAAAAAGTAATATCTGATGATGTAAATCATTATTTCTATAGAAGTCCTAATGAAGTTTTATTTACTAAGGAATACAGAGAAAGCAGAGGAGATGCAGAGCTTTGGCTTTATAACGGTAAGGAAAAGAATATAAAAATAGATGATGATGTAACTAATCTATTGTACTACTAA
- the trhA gene encoding PAQR family membrane homeostasis protein TrhA has product MKEKNKILALDVNQISRKAYSLKEEIASSITHGIGILFSIVTLTILLIYAIWDKSPISIVAFSIYGACSICLYTSSTLYHSFQNQKIKKILRVFDHSSIFLFIAGTYTPVALLSMTGYWRIGILSAVWTIALIGIGFKIFTYNKFDKFKMISVLMYVLMGWIVVIAIKPMLQMVPKGFFIWLLAGGIIYTLGTIFYSIKKIPYNHAIWHLFVLGGSVMHFLGIFIYLK; this is encoded by the coding sequence ATGAAAGAAAAAAATAAGATCTTGGCCCTTGATGTCAACCAAATTTCGAGAAAGGCCTATTCCTTAAAAGAGGAAATAGCAAGTAGTATAACTCATGGTATAGGAATTTTGTTTAGCATAGTCACCCTAACTATTTTACTGATATATGCCATATGGGACAAAAGCCCAATATCAATAGTCGCATTCAGTATATATGGAGCTTGTTCTATTTGTCTATATACATCATCAACCCTATATCATAGCTTTCAAAATCAAAAGATAAAGAAGATACTTAGAGTATTTGATCATTCCTCAATATTTTTATTTATAGCAGGAACCTATACTCCAGTTGCCCTATTGTCCATGACAGGATATTGGAGAATAGGCATATTATCAGCTGTCTGGACCATAGCATTAATTGGTATTGGCTTTAAAATATTTACCTATAATAAATTTGATAAATTTAAAATGATTTCTGTGCTTATGTATGTACTTATGGGCTGGATAGTGGTTATTGCAATAAAGCCTATGCTACAGATGGTTCCAAAGGGATTTTTCATATGGCTATTAGCAGGTGGTATAATTTATACCTTGGGAACTATTTTTTATTCAATTAAGAAAATACCTTATAATCATGCTATATGGCACTTGTTTGTACTAGGTGGAAGTGTAATGCATTTTTTAGGCATATTTATATATTTAAAGTAA
- a CDS encoding Nif3-like dinuclear metal center hexameric protein, with protein sequence MNTNEIMKLALDMSGFDYIPADSEIYVEGKGIKKILFGIDIDSSDLYYAKANGYDAVIAHHPQASIINAHEVYKDHVKVMNKYGVPEEAAQKAIEDKYEMLKISAMSANYDSTISVAQMLNMPFLNIHQPLDEIGRRLMQDKVDQVCKDENATLEDVIKALSSFKEMQVARTKVELLIGDENGKAGKTVVAHGTYTNGGYDVANAYFENGVNTVVYIHITYPDYIRLKKENKGNLIVSGHIASDAVGINPFVEALREKGLEVTTVKGIIK encoded by the coding sequence ATGAACACAAATGAAATAATGAAATTAGCACTGGATATGTCAGGATTTGATTATATCCCTGCTGATTCTGAGATATATGTAGAAGGAAAAGGTATTAAAAAGATACTCTTTGGTATAGACATAGATAGTTCTGATTTGTACTATGCTAAGGCAAATGGATATGATGCCGTAATAGCACATCATCCACAGGCAAGTATAATAAATGCCCATGAGGTCTATAAGGATCATGTAAAAGTAATGAATAAATATGGAGTACCTGAGGAAGCTGCCCAAAAAGCAATAGAGGATAAATATGAAATGTTGAAAATATCAGCTATGAGTGCAAATTATGATAGCACAATTTCAGTTGCTCAAATGCTCAATATGCCATTTTTAAATATTCATCAGCCCTTAGATGAAATAGGCAGAAGACTTATGCAGGATAAAGTTGATCAAGTTTGTAAAGATGAAAATGCTACTCTTGAAGATGTAATAAAAGCACTGAGTAGCTTTAAAGAAATGCAAGTGGCAAGGACTAAAGTTGAGCTGCTTATAGGTGATGAAAATGGGAAAGCAGGAAAAACTGTAGTTGCACATGGTACTTACACAAACGGAGGATATGATGTTGCAAATGCTTACTTTGAAAATGGAGTAAATACTGTTGTATATATTCACATTACATACCCTGATTACATAAGGCTAAAAAAAGAGAATAAAGGTAATCTTATAGTATCAGGACATATAGCTAGTGATGCAGTTGGAATCAATCCTTTTGTAGAAGCATTAAGAGAAAAAGGTTTAGAGGTTACTACGGTAAAAGGAATAATAAAATAA
- a CDS encoding DUF1858 domain-containing protein encodes MNKVISLNETIYELCNKYPEIKEILRDLGFVDIVNPIMMNTAGRVMTIPKGTQMKNIHIEKVIEKLKENSFEIIQ; translated from the coding sequence ATGAATAAAGTTATTTCTTTAAACGAAACTATATATGAGCTATGTAATAAGTATCCAGAAATAAAGGAAATATTAAGGGATTTAGGCTTTGTAGACATAGTAAATCCAATTATGATGAACACTGCAGGGAGAGTAATGACCATACCTAAAGGAACACAAATGAAAAATATCCATATAGAAAAGGTAATAGAAAAATTAAAGGAAAACAGCTTTGAAATAATTCAATAA
- a CDS encoding DUF438 domain-containing protein has product MSELINNREVMEDTNKEKRQAVLKDIIMQLHDGKDPKEVKDQFAKLIDGVSASEISEMEAGLIKDGMPVEEIQRLCDVHAEIFKGSIEEIHTETKEEEKIGHPVRVLKEENFAIEDLLKNNILPKVDAYVENENEEIKNSIIGDVNLLFDIEKHYSRKENILFPYMEKYNITAPPKVMWGVDDEIRGELKAFKAYLLEGEIHPKELKNKAEALSTRIIDMIFKEESIMVPMLLDVLTEDEWLKIAEDSEEIGYCLVAPTQKWRPERENVEEKAKEETHGGPAGYVKFDTGILKVEELERILNTLPFDITFIDKDDIVKYFSQPEERFFPRTKSVIGRTVQNCHPHSSVNTVEKILDDFKSGKKDSESFWIKLRGEYIYIRYFAVRDENKNYMGTLEVSQNIRPIQEITGEKRLLSE; this is encoded by the coding sequence ATGAGTGAATTAATCAACAACAGAGAGGTAATGGAGGATACCAATAAGGAAAAGAGACAGGCAGTATTAAAGGACATAATTATGCAATTACATGACGGGAAGGATCCAAAGGAAGTTAAGGATCAGTTTGCAAAGCTTATAGATGGAGTATCTGCCAGCGAAATATCTGAAATGGAAGCAGGGCTAATAAAGGATGGAATGCCAGTTGAAGAAATTCAAAGACTTTGTGATGTACATGCGGAAATATTTAAGGGTTCAATAGAGGAAATCCATACAGAAACAAAGGAAGAGGAAAAAATAGGTCATCCTGTGAGAGTACTTAAAGAAGAAAACTTTGCTATAGAGGATTTACTAAAAAACAATATTTTACCTAAAGTAGATGCATATGTTGAAAATGAAAATGAAGAGATTAAAAATAGTATTATAGGAGACGTAAATTTGCTATTCGACATTGAAAAGCATTATAGTAGAAAGGAAAATATATTATTCCCTTATATGGAGAAATACAATATAACAGCACCACCAAAGGTTATGTGGGGTGTAGATGATGAAATTCGTGGAGAGCTTAAGGCATTCAAAGCCTATTTATTAGAAGGAGAAATCCACCCAAAAGAATTAAAAAATAAAGCAGAAGCCTTATCTACTAGAATTATCGATATGATATTTAAAGAAGAAAGCATAATGGTACCTATGCTTTTAGATGTGCTTACTGAGGATGAGTGGCTTAAAATAGCAGAAGACAGCGAAGAAATAGGTTATTGCCTAGTAGCACCAACTCAAAAATGGAGACCAGAGAGAGAAAATGTAGAAGAAAAGGCAAAGGAAGAAACCCATGGAGGACCTGCTGGCTATGTTAAGTTTGATACAGGAATATTAAAGGTTGAAGAGCTTGAAAGAATTTTAAATACATTACCATTTGACATTACATTTATAGATAAGGACGATATAGTAAAATACTTTTCACAGCCTGAAGAAAGGTTTTTCCCAAGAACAAAATCAGTAATAGGACGTACAGTGCAAAACTGTCATCCTCATTCAAGTGTAAATACAGTAGAAAAAATACTAGATGATTTCAAAAGCGGAAAGAAGGATAGTGAAAGCTTCTGGATTAAACTAAGAGGAGAATATATCTATATTAGATATTTTGCAGTTAGAGATGAAAATAAAAACTATATGGGAACACTAGAGGTATCTCAAAACATTAGACCTATTCAAGAAATAACTGGAGAAAAGAGACTCTTATCTGAATAG
- a CDS encoding hydrolase — translation MNRFTLRQEEAILMIIDIQERLVPAMKHGKKTIDNTNILIATAKKLDIPIIATEQYPKGLGKTVTEISENINGDYIYEKISFSGYTEEVKTALNQIERKKVIITGMETHVCVYQTVRDLLDNGYEVFIAEDAVCSRTKENYLNGLSIMDKMGAVIVNTETVLFDLLKEAGTPVFRELSKLIK, via the coding sequence ATGAATAGATTTACATTAAGACAAGAGGAAGCAATATTAATGATAATTGATATTCAGGAGCGTCTAGTACCTGCAATGAAGCACGGGAAAAAAACCATTGATAATACAAATATTTTAATAGCTACGGCAAAAAAATTAGATATTCCTATTATAGCTACTGAGCAATACCCAAAGGGATTAGGCAAGACAGTAACAGAAATAAGCGAAAATATAAATGGAGACTATATATATGAAAAAATATCTTTTTCAGGCTATACTGAAGAAGTAAAGACAGCTCTTAATCAAATAGAGAGAAAAAAAGTTATTATTACAGGCATGGAAACTCATGTTTGTGTATATCAAACAGTTAGAGATTTATTAGACAATGGTTATGAAGTGTTTATAGCAGAAGACGCTGTATGCTCACGAACAAAGGAAAATTATTTAAATGGACTTTCTATTATGGATAAAATGGGTGCTGTTATTGTAAATACGGAAACAGTACTATTTGATTTGTTAAAAGAAGCAGGAACTCCTGTATTCAGAGAATTATCAAAGCTAATAAAATAA
- a CDS encoding radical SAM/SPASM domain-containing protein, whose protein sequence is MKKFKKFYIEITNVCNLSCSFCPQTKRSPEIMKFDVFNKILDEVKPYTDYLYFHVKGEPLLHPEIDKFLDISYEKGFMVNITTNGTLISKAKDKILMKPALRQVNFSLHSFDGNQSHNNKEEYIKEIISFAKEAADKTNVFIALRLWNLDRDNATNLQKRRNIQILQIIQKEFNLDYKIEEKVIPGSGIKIMERIYLNQDIEFKWPDLKEEEDEGKGFCYGLRNQAAILVDGTVVPCCLDGEGIINLGNINKAHFSQIIESTRARDIINGFSNRKAVEELCRKCGYRKKFG, encoded by the coding sequence ATGAAAAAGTTTAAAAAGTTCTATATTGAAATTACAAATGTATGCAATCTTTCCTGTAGCTTTTGTCCACAAACAAAAAGATCTCCTGAAATTATGAAATTTGATGTCTTCAATAAAATATTAGATGAAGTAAAGCCTTACACAGATTATCTATATTTTCATGTAAAAGGAGAGCCTCTTCTCCATCCAGAAATAGATAAATTTCTAGACATAAGCTATGAAAAAGGCTTTATGGTCAATATAACAACAAATGGGACTCTTATAAGTAAAGCAAAAGATAAAATACTTATGAAGCCGGCCTTAAGGCAGGTTAATTTTTCGCTGCATAGCTTTGATGGAAACCAAAGCCATAATAATAAAGAAGAATATATTAAGGAGATTATCTCCTTTGCAAAGGAAGCAGCTGATAAGACTAATGTTTTCATAGCCTTAAGGCTATGGAATCTAGACAGGGATAATGCAACAAACTTACAAAAGAGAAGAAACATTCAAATACTCCAAATAATCCAGAAAGAGTTTAATTTAGACTATAAAATAGAAGAAAAAGTCATACCTGGTAGTGGAATTAAAATCATGGAAAGGATATATTTAAACCAGGATATTGAATTTAAATGGCCTGATTTAAAGGAAGAGGAAGATGAGGGCAAAGGCTTTTGCTATGGACTTAGAAATCAGGCTGCTATATTAGTAGATGGAACTGTAGTACCCTGTTGTCTTGATGGGGAGGGAATAATTAACTTGGGTAATATAAATAAGGCTCATTTCTCCCAAATAATAGAGAGTACTAGAGCTAGAGATATTATAAATGGCTTCTCAAATAGAAAAGCAGTTGAGGAATTGTGTAGAAAATGCGGGTATAGAAAAAAGTTTGGATAA
- the sfsA gene encoding DNA/RNA nuclease SfsA, with amino-acid sequence MKYDKIIEGIFLKRPNRFIAQVLIDGKEEIVHVKNTGRCKELLLPGAKVLLEDCSHNMTRKTKYSLIAVWKGKMLVNMDSQVPNSVVFEALEGRKVKELEDIIHLKREVTFGKSRYDIYFETEKEKGFIEIKGVTLENNNISMFPDAPTERGAKHVLEMIEAVKQGYRGIILFLIQMKGPKVFKLNWQMDRAFSEGVKLAHENGVEIFVYDSIVSYNTISLDKPVKIELDEIIE; translated from the coding sequence ATGAAGTATGACAAAATAATAGAAGGAATTTTCTTAAAAAGACCTAATAGATTCATAGCACAGGTCTTAATAGATGGAAAAGAAGAAATAGTACATGTTAAAAATACAGGTAGATGTAAAGAACTGCTTTTACCAGGAGCAAAAGTGTTATTAGAGGATTGCTCACATAATATGACTAGAAAAACTAAATATTCACTTATAGCAGTTTGGAAAGGGAAGATGCTAGTTAATATGGATTCCCAAGTGCCCAATTCAGTAGTGTTTGAAGCACTAGAAGGGAGAAAGGTTAAAGAGCTTGAGGATATAATACATCTAAAGAGAGAAGTAACCTTTGGTAAATCCAGATATGATATATATTTTGAAACTGAAAAAGAAAAGGGCTTTATTGAAATAAAAGGAGTTACACTAGAAAACAATAATATTTCTATGTTTCCAGATGCACCTACAGAAAGAGGTGCTAAGCATGTATTAGAAATGATTGAAGCAGTTAAACAAGGCTACAGAGGAATAATACTTTTTCTAATACAGATGAAGGGACCTAAAGTATTTAAGCTAAACTGGCAAATGGATAGAGCATTTTCAGAAGGAGTTAAGCTAGCACATGAAAATGGTGTAGAGATATTTGTTTATGATTCCATTGTGTCTTACAATACCATATCTTTAGACAAACCTGTTAAAATAGAACTTGATGAAATTATAGAATAG
- a CDS encoding MATE family efflux transporter, with protein sequence MIYTNNLTKGSIFKALFRLAIPIMGTSFVQMAYNMTDMIWVGRVGPRAVAAVGTAGFFTWLAMAFILIPKIGAEVGVAQSVGRQDMKEAKVYIKHSIQMIICLALFYAFVLIIFRKSLIEFFNLGEEDIINNAINYLVIISIGLVFYFINPVFSAIFNGYGDSKTPFIINTIGLIINMILDPLLILGIGPFPRLEVIGAAIATIIAQITVTIIFITIAKQRHELFSELNLLKGPDRDHIRKIVKLGLPVALQSGLFTIFAMFIARIIAQWGPIPIAVQKVGSQIEAISWMTAGGFQTAMSAFVGQNYGAKKWDRVFKGYFVGLAIVSVIGIFATSLLVFGARPVFSIFIPEEESIRYGIVYLKILGLSQLFMCIEITTAGAFNGLGKTVPPSIVGILFNGLRIPAALILSSTSLGLNGVWWAISISSMFKGVVLTTLFIFSLKRNPETKGLSVFRLLSSYKHS encoded by the coding sequence ATGATTTACACGAACAACTTAACAAAAGGCAGTATATTTAAAGCGCTTTTTAGACTTGCCATTCCAATCATGGGCACATCCTTTGTTCAGATGGCATATAATATGACAGATATGATTTGGGTTGGAAGAGTTGGGCCTAGAGCTGTGGCAGCAGTAGGAACAGCAGGCTTTTTCACCTGGCTTGCCATGGCATTTATACTGATTCCTAAAATAGGTGCAGAAGTAGGAGTAGCACAATCAGTAGGAAGACAGGATATGAAGGAAGCAAAGGTATATATAAAGCATAGTATTCAAATGATTATTTGTCTTGCTTTATTTTATGCGTTTGTACTTATTATCTTTAGAAAATCCTTAATAGAATTTTTTAATTTAGGGGAAGAAGATATAATCAATAATGCAATAAATTATTTAGTTATTATATCTATTGGATTAGTATTTTATTTTATAAATCCAGTTTTTTCAGCAATATTTAATGGATATGGAGATAGCAAGACACCTTTTATCATAAATACAATAGGACTTATAATAAATATGATTTTAGACCCACTATTAATTTTAGGAATAGGTCCATTTCCAAGGCTTGAAGTCATAGGTGCAGCAATAGCAACAATAATAGCCCAAATAACTGTAACGATTATATTTATTACCATAGCAAAACAAAGACATGAGCTTTTTTCAGAGCTCAATCTTTTAAAAGGACCTGATAGGGACCATATAAGAAAGATAGTAAAGCTAGGCTTACCAGTAGCACTACAAAGTGGACTATTTACCATTTTTGCCATGTTTATAGCAAGAATCATAGCCCAGTGGGGGCCTATACCCATAGCAGTACAAAAGGTAGGCTCCCAGATAGAAGCCATATCCTGGATGACGGCAGGAGGTTTTCAAACGGCCATGAGTGCCTTTGTGGGACAAAACTATGGAGCTAAAAAATGGGATAGAGTATTTAAGGGATATTTTGTTGGATTAGCTATTGTATCTGTAATAGGAATATTTGCAACAAGCCTTTTAGTCTTTGGAGCAAGACCCGTATTCTCTATTTTTATTCCAGAGGAAGAGTCTATAAGATATGGAATAGTATATCTTAAAATACTAGGTCTTTCTCAGCTATTTATGTGTATTGAAATAACTACAGCAGGCGCCTTTAATGGGCTAGGCAAAACAGTTCCTCCATCAATTGTAGGCATATTATTCAATGGACTTAGGATACCAGCAGCACTAATACTTTCATCAACTAGCTTAGGCCTAAACGGAGTATGGTGGGCAATAAGTATATCTAGTATGTTTAAGGGCGTTGTGTTAACCACCCTATTTATATTCTCATTAAAAAGAAATCCTGAGACAAAGGGATTAAGTGTATTTAGATTACTCTCATCCTATAAGCATTCATAG
- a CDS encoding EcsC family protein, whose translation MDKYYINAIKELNNWKKKMQKKPSIINKTSKGIQNRINNTLPDKYHEVLTFAIKNMIKIVLSGSQFMTKNPYPSMPLEEREGLVKEKISFYKKTAMLEGASTGAGGILMGLADFPLLLSIKFKFLYDVAAIYGFDTRDYKERLYILKIFQLAFSSQAVVNKVFHEIENWEEYSKALPSDINLFNWREFQQEYRDYIDIAKLMQIIPGIGAVVGAYTNSKLLNKLGITAMNAYRMRVI comes from the coding sequence ATGGATAAGTACTATATAAATGCTATAAAAGAACTAAACAATTGGAAAAAGAAAATGCAGAAAAAACCTTCTATAATAAATAAGACTTCAAAGGGCATACAAAATAGGATAAATAATACTTTACCTGACAAATATCATGAGGTTCTTACTTTTGCTATAAAAAATATGATTAAAATTGTATTATCAGGCTCACAGTTCATGACTAAAAATCCTTATCCATCTATGCCTCTTGAAGAAAGAGAAGGTTTAGTTAAAGAAAAAATAAGCTTTTATAAAAAAACTGCTATGCTTGAAGGTGCTAGTACAGGAGCAGGCGGAATATTAATGGGACTTGCTGATTTTCCTCTACTGCTCAGCATAAAATTTAAGTTTCTGTATGATGTTGCAGCTATTTATGGCTTTGATACTAGAGATTATAAGGAAAGATTGTACATACTAAAAATATTTCAGCTTGCTTTTTCTAGTCAAGCAGTGGTTAATAAAGTATTTCATGAAATAGAAAACTGGGAAGAGTATTCTAAAGCCCTTCCCAGTGATATAAATCTATTTAATTGGAGAGAATTTCAGCAGGAATACAGGGATTATATAGACATTGCCAAACTCATGCAGATAATCCCTGGTATAGGTGCAGTTGTAGGCGCCTATACTAACTCTAAGCTTTTAAACAAGCTTGGGATCACCGCTATGAATGCTTATAGGATGAGAGTAATCTAA
- a CDS encoding demethoxyubiquinone hydroxylase family protein, which translates to MPSFGNPFSANVDRKVTQEELIQAIRLDIAGELEAIYIYDAHIQATDNPIAKKILADIRDEEKAHVGELMTLLRILDPREGELFAEGEEEVREMLMDLGIVEKTNNITQLGIKTVGSLLEE; encoded by the coding sequence ATGCCTAGCTTTGGTAATCCATTTAGTGCTAACGTGGACAGAAAAGTAACACAGGAAGAATTAATTCAGGCAATACGCCTAGATATAGCTGGAGAATTAGAGGCAATATATATTTATGATGCTCATATCCAAGCAACTGATAATCCAATAGCAAAGAAAATTCTTGCAGACATTAGAGACGAGGAAAAAGCACATGTAGGAGAATTAATGACATTACTTAGAATACTAGACCCACGTGAAGGAGAGCTTTTTGCGGAAGGAGAAGAAGAGGTTAGAGAAATGCTTATGGACTTAGGTATTGTAGAGAAAACAAACAATATCACACAATTAGGAATTAAAACCGTAGGAAGTCTTTTAGAAGAATAG